Proteins from a genomic interval of Colletotrichum higginsianum IMI 349063 chromosome 6, whole genome shotgun sequence:
- a CDS encoding SNF2 super family protein — MADQEELDRLEQLRLYDPNAGQGLAGDQSSHEEADLQNDPADGQYPAEPDFMHGHHTYGTPPAYNFEDAENWVEQNVSGLDRVAESQSLNDSPAPFPGFPSQQHSSGAGQSYGSSNTNQTESAQGMAPEADMDAGFDWDNIAQLNQSSLYGGLAPMAQMSYESNPFPPEQQSSGSYQPQPAENAFFAQDPGNISHSNQLILDPALGGENPSQNDAAGSSGIVTPIAQRGGGINMFSTQQQPFGNHQYQRPLVSYTLSQRFSGNSVSSPELQNSPQNPPQNGRFIDPHGNAEFGSLQRYDQQHPGPEPHLGYSQMAGDPAAAQNNHFPGQPIGEKAVNSPPAAVPHQLQNPQPAGPTPRARARARRRRQEVPSAEQAGSPPRPQNDQHLFVIHHHTDHDRTIANQLSRVADIQSLLGAHAQPGKDINMLAIFSTPEKLLDVIIDAFVMENIQVPAPGSVPQQFGLHANRREGAILDERAVHKPRDAFPIIYHNASNLGFAQVVEQGGVSFRIATMCSGTDGPILALRELAEAATGDGHPGALKYDHVFSVEIDPVKQGWIARNAHPSGHIFRNVADLGRPGAYEAMSVTGAMEKIPKEVDILIAGSSCVDFSSLNIRREDRKKASGLQKLFDQFQERGVSDVLSQDDPVAEEVVEGLEALFNKIEEEKGESTKTFLSILLYALQHRPKILILENVTKAPWDQFKGFWLPAIGYSAAVAQVDSKNFLVPQTRQRKYLVAVDARRYGQNASEIVESWAELMKPSHWFRNPPDLEGFLLPPSDKRTLNSRFQLERTMLSKPKKDVEAVVCQNDHRLARRKEGLGNGQPYTRLDDRGNVQPREESWGNYIRLITPRMQDLLDISSLRAFVKNFDFTYKLVMLDLGQNVDRQSIKIGTIPCIIPTNESFSTYHGRPILGIECLALQGIPIDRVSISVEKEAQLKDLAGNAMTTTVAGAAILCAIACERKFVLEALESSSVYIAGLPTAAPIAGPASFLFGLRHVADEAGGAVATVGSAGSAGSAHLLPPATSSFVSPPVDNPIDNPVNEAKMSWQDVEPEVIPGELAVGSLTDLCRKGRRNCLCDDFRKHQHTGTHWRCDDCDEVRCESCAGNPDHNFDKDRPVDVTCAIDKSAAYELAAAALPGHLVVNWFDPNIDVLDGLSDEIFGRHRAALQVAIRACCSSKNYYQTSLKFRDDLTVTYESEFSYITVVVTEKGLTWNVHLRQTYLEIGHLSMEPNEATQNAALLLNSLGYDVSKPLLRAVISDPDILQTPMRFVSDSGPSDGMRQQMLDVPDYPQLQYQIADDIDGDFRHTKSCGTPFGLLYTRKDGGRSHVYHMLHANRTTPAEDDRWVLTKNPRKLEPDQSRDIICNFAQDYVHFLGGENPDSPRRVSATVPGVWKFLQPEYHLAVAERHSALTVRFCNPIEQAADSDNCQSTLPSVLVRMENTHMHYPVRSLPVQWAAPAHPIDANHEPWVSVAPHEAKDALALFSPALNKIKDTSQVFHQARCLAANNIPLDVEAARCDCLPEPAKVLHRWDENGSIERIEDQQTAARTDRDLQQRPVPYKIQAYMNPDVGGSGRLSILNFRLLLSPKVLAHRGLAHFPPRNDAMSALVRSPRGSGTFDVQFEFVDPSLKELRPLKESMLPVKRGDFPLDNPKQPPNFARNQMNLRRDQWEAVQWMLKREHAVDPFLEKEFEECLLPSVNVRLWGTATLENLSHCGVLAHDIGYGKTVVTLGLVDFSTADAANEAKSIDERAAHLGANCLIHLKATLVIVPPHIVGQWANEAARFVGRDSRGHGSGLLTVHIITKPTDIVREKMIVADIIIVSTTFVSSDKNLEKLAAVSKLPPIHHRKSALKGQDHRDWYSEATETIRQSGFDFLNPDSMDITQLDTVLQNRRNGTNDWIQMIEDNNVGPSDRKTQTTSAKKRAGASKPSSKAKVVTAIDVLEAFKKGQLLEMYTFQRAVLDEFSYENTPVAVFLEKVVASAKWILSGTPPTVDLGRICDIGTLLNVHVARAAPSMPGYFPNVTMGPRISEQTDAEKYRSYAEPLSAKLAVERHEQAKSFILHHFRKNKTDVDNVQVEELLCFTPMQPLEATIYNLVQQGLYDAKFDIHGIPSQLSLLVHALLADEKLASTGSKVKASGKSVWAEAIEALLLLASVPSWSNRQGFINMSWIKDGQILSFRSISRYLAYGSAMFLEHCSSAISSLFDQMMYLANVLENDETPRSSTLKAKKAAYMGHMHDIIDIFKHEKAEIAGDRQLIIFLREAIINKTWVTGRKPYQEKEGRDLWDIKTWSMEGGGGPGSFTAANWWIFEEGMEISDEELSVLKARWHRPDIDGPADTREEIIQMIRAKQLNPVHPLHDALPYTMGLKHHTHLEDDFLFADRFDKHVAGKLTKDDFEFGIQLPKDRPHKGRMIRPRGQPIDEVLNCFMLVIQSIQAGIKTAATAWRNQMFILKADCLQNHNFDAHNSLPIRCSQCHKTTDRGLQSIACGHTLCYDCHLAFTESQHRTCPTKGCQATSQGSFMPWDTFFKENDADGVDEFDADVSGLSGSKMLEIEKIILTDLEDDEKAIVFAPYSRVKEAIRVHLFRSIGDDVAVYVTNGSEMDSEIIEDFKSFPGKAVLVQNLMSSESAGTNLTEANHVIFAGVLFTDSDNYTMYMDQAKGRVIRQGQTRKVTIYHLVSPATLEFDMFNQRQGGRIRGSGDLDGRIRLPVSEKATVDPAYPLRYRSYLESSAVEKLLRSVEFVEFEG; from the exons ATGGCGGACCAGGAGGAGTTGGACCGCCTGGAGCAACTCAGACTGTATGATCCGAATGCTGGCCAGGGCCTCGCGGGCGATCAATCGTCTCACGAAGAGGCGGACCTCCAAAATGACCCAGCAGATGGCCAGTACCCTGCGGAGCCAGATTTCATGCATGGACACCATACCTAcggcacgccgccggcctACAACTTTGAAGACGCGGAAAACTGGGTTGAGCAGAATGTTTCTGGCCTCGATCGCGTCGCCGAAAGTCAGAGCCTGAACGACTCTCCTGCGCCTTTCCCAGGCTTTCCGTCTCAACAGCATAGTTCGGGAGCAGGTCAGAGCTACGGTTCGTCGAACACCAACCAGACAGAATCCGCTCAAGGTATGGCGCCCGAGGCTGATATGGACGCGGGCTTTGACTGGGACAACATCGCACAACTCAACCAGTCTAGCCTCTATGGGGGCTTGGCTCCGATGGCTCAAATGAGTTACGAATCCAACCCGTTTCCTCCAGAGCAACAATCCTCCGGCAGCTATCAACCTCAGCCTGCAGAAAACGCCTTCTTCGCTCAAGACCCGGGCAACATCTCGCACTCGAACCAACTGATACTGGATCCTGCGCTCGGTGGTGAGAACCCCTCTCAGAATGACGCCGCTGGTTCATCTGGGATTGTGACTCCAATTGCCCAAAGGGGTGGTGGAATCAACATGTTCTCTACACAGCAGCAACCTTTCGGCAACCATCAATATCAGCGCCCGCTCGTTTCCTACACATTGTCTCAACGCTTTAGTGGCAATTCAGTCTCCAGTCCAGAGCTTCAGAATTCTCCTCAGAATCCTCCTCAGAATGGCCGGTTCATTGATCCTCATGGCAATGCAGAATTCGGTAGCCTGCAACGTTATGACCAGCAACACCCAGGCCCAGAACCGCACCTTGGCTACTCGCAGATGGCAGGCGACCCTGCAGCTGCACAGAACAATCATTTTCCCGGCCAACCCATTGGCGAGAAAGCTGTCAATTCTCCTCCTGCCGCCGTACCCCATCAGCTTCAGAATCCCCAGCCCGCTGGCCCAACTCCTCGTGCCAGAGCTCGAGCGCGTCGCAGACGCCAAGAAGTACCCAGCGCCGAGCAAGCCggctcgccgcctcgacccCAGAATGACCAACACCTGTTCGTCATTCATCATCATACTGACCATGACCGCACGATCGCCAACCAGCTCAGCCGAGTAGCTGACATTCAGAGCCTGCTCGGAGCCCATGCCCAGCCCGGAAAAGACATCAACATGCTGGCAATTTTCTCAACGCCCGAAAAGCTCCTGGATGTTATCATCGATGCTTTCGTGATGGAGAACATTCAGGTGCCAGCTCCAGGCTCAGTGCCGCAACAGTTTGGTCTCCATGCAAACCGCCGCGAGGGTGCTATTCTTGATGAGCGAGCTGTTCACAAGCCGCGGGATGCCTTCCCGATTATCTATCACAACGCAAGCAACCTTGGGTTTGCACAGGTTGTCGAGCAGGGTGGCGTCTCTTTCAGGATTGCAACGATGTGCTCTGGCACAGACGGTCCAATCTTGGCTCTGCGCGAATTGGCCGAAGCGGCCACTGGCGATGGGCACCCGGGTGCTCTTAAGTACGACCATGTCTTCAGTGTCGAGATCGATCCCGTGAAGCAGGGATGGATTGCAAGAAATGCTCACCCCTCCGGACACATCTTTCGAAACGTCGCCGATCTCGGAAGGCCTGGCGCATATGAAGC TATGTCGGTAACCGGTGCCATGGAAAAGATCCCGAAGGAAGTCGACATCCTGATCGCCGGCAGTTCCTGCGTAGACTTTTCAAGTCTTAACATTCGGCGTGAGGACAGGAAGAAGGCATCTGGTCTCCAGAAGCTCTTTGACCAATTCCAGGAAAGAGGCGTCAGCGATGTTCTCAGCCAAGACGATCCTGTCGCCGAAGAAgttgtcgagggcctcgaggcgctgTTTAACAAGatcgaagaagaaaaaggagagtCGACTAAGACATTCCTGTCTATCCTGCTCTACGCCCTCCAGCACCGTCCCAAGATTCTCATTCTAGAGAACGTCACCAAGGCTCCTTGGGATCAGTTCAAAGGGTTCTGGCTTCCCGCCATCGGATACAGTGCCGCCGTGGCCCAAGTGGACTCCAAGAATTTCCTCGTGCCGCAAACGAGACAGAGAAAGTACCTggtggccgtcgacgccagACGATACGGACAGAACGCCTCGGAGATTGTCGAGTCGTGGGCCGAGCTCATGAAACCGTCGCATTGGTTCAGGAACCCGCCGGACCTGGAAGGGTTCCTGCTCCCGCCGTCCGATAAGCGCACGCTGAACAGCAGGTTCCAGCTGGAGAGGACTATGCTTTCCAAGCCCAAGAAGGACGTCGAAGCCGTCGTGTGCCAGAACGATCACCGCCTTGCGCGGCGGAAGGAGGGGCTCGGTAACGGCCAGCCTTACACGCGACTCGACGATCGTGGTAACGTACAGCCTCGCGAAGAGTCGTGGGGCAACTACATTCGCCTGATTACGCCACGGATGCAGGACCTGCTGGACATCAGTTCTCTGAGGGCCTTCGTGAAGAATTTCGACTTCACCTACAAGCTCGTCATGCTCGACCTGGGACAGAACGTGGACCGTCAGAGCATCAAAATCGGTACCATCCCTTGCATCATCCCAACCAACGAATCCTTCTCGACGTACCACGGTCGTCCCATCTTGGGGATCGAGTGCCTTGCCCTTCAAGGCATCCCAATCGATCGGGTGTCCATCTCggtggagaaggaggcccaGCTGAAGGATCTGGCCGGCAAtgcgatgacgacgacggtggcgggGGCGGCAATCCTGTGCGCCATCGCCTGCGAGAGGAAAttcgtcctcgaggccctcgagtcgtcgtcggtgtACATTGCCGGCCTTCCCACGGCAGCCCCAATCGCCGGCCCTGCTTCCTTCCTTTTCGGCCTGCGTCacgtggccgacgaggcgggcggcgctgTGGCCACTGTGGGCTCTGCGGGCTCTGCGGGCTCTGCGCACCTTCTCCCTCCTGCCACCTCATCTTTCGTCTCGCCTCCCGTCGACAATCCCATCGATAATCCCGTCAACGAGGCAAAGATGAGTTGGCAGGacgtcgagcccgaggtCATCCCGGGCGAGCTGGCCGTGGGATCTCTCACGGACCTTTGTCGCAAGGGTCGTCGCAACTGTCTCTGCGACGACTTCCGCAAGCACCAGCACACCGGAACCCACTGGCGCTGCGACGattgcgacgaggtccgcTGTGAGTCCTGCGCCGGCAACCCCGATCACAACTTTGACAAGGATCGCCCCGTCGACGTCACCTGCGCAATCGACAAGAGCGCCGCTTACGAGCTTGCGGCTGCCGCCCTCCCAGGTCATCTGGTTGTCAATTGGTTTGATCCCAACATcgatgtcctcgacggccttaGCGACGAAATCTTCGGTCGGCACCGCGCCGCTCTGCAAGTGGCCATCAGAGCCTGTTGCAGCTCCAAGAACTACTACCAGACCAGCCTCAAGTTCAGAGACGATCTCACCGTGACTTACGAGTCCGAGTTTTCCTACATCACCGTGGTTGTCACCGAGAAGGGCCTCACTTGGAACGTTCACCTGAGACAAACCTACCTCGAAATTGGCCATCTCTCCATGGAACCCAACGAGGCGACCCAGAACGCAGCTCTCCTGCTCAACTCGCTGGGATACGACGTCAGCAAGCCTCTCCTGAGGGCCGTCATTTCGGACCCCGAC ATCCTCCAGACGCCCATGCGATTCGTCTCGGACTCTGGTCCCTCGGACGGTATGCGCCAGCAGATGCTCGACGTGCCCGATTACCCTCAGCTGCAATATCAGATTGCCGACGACATCGATGGAGACTTTCGCCACACTAAATCGTGCGGCACCCCCTTCGGCCTTCTGTACACTCGCAAGGACGGTGGCCGCAGCCATGTCTACCACATGTTGCACGCCAACCGCACTACACCTGCCGAGGACGACCGATGGGTGTTGACCAAGAACCCTCGAAAGCTTGAACCAGATCAGTCGCGAGACATCATTTGCAACTTCGCGCAAGACTACGTCCACTTCCTGGGTGGTGAGAATCCCGACTCGCCCCGACGAGTATCAGCCACGGTCCCTGGTGTGTGGAAGTTTTTGCAGCCTGAATaccacctcgccgtcgcagAGCGTCACTCAGCTCTTACGGTCCGATTCTGCAACCCGATCGAGCAGGCTGCTGACTCCGACAACTGCCAATCTACGCTGCCGTCCGTTCTGGTCAGAATGGAAAACACCCATATGCACTATCCTGTCAGATCGCTTCCCGTGCAATGGGCCGCTCCCGCACATCCCATCGATGCCAACCACGAACCCTGGGTGTCGGTCGCGCCTCATGAAGCCAAGGACGCCCTGGCGTTGTTCTCTCCCGCCCTGAACAAGATCAAGGACACCTCCCAGGTTTTTCACCAGGCCCGTTGCCTCGCCGCGAACAACATCCCTCTCGACGTAGAAGCAGCGCGTTGCGATTGCTTGCCCGAGCCCGCCAAGGTTCTCCACCGTTGGGACGAGAATGGCAGCATCGAACGTATCGAAGACCAGCAGACTGCCGCGCGGACAGACCGAGACTTACAGCAGAGGCCGGTCCCCTATAAGATCCAAGCCTACATGAACCCGGACGTGGGCGGCTCCGGCCGACTAAGTATCCTCAATTTCAGACTCCTTCTGAGTCCGAAGGTGCTTGCGCACCGAGGCCTTGCACACTTCCCCCCAAGAAACGATGCCATGTCCGCTCTTGTCCGCTCGCCTCGAGGATCCGGCACCTTCGATGTCCAGTTTGAGTTTGTGGATCCGAGCTTGAAGGAGCTGCGGCCATTGAAGGAGAGCATGCTACCGGTCAAGAGAGGCGACTTTCCTTTGGATAACCCGAAACAGCCCCCCAACTTTGCTCGCAACCAAATGAACTTGCGACGTGACCAATGGGAGGCTGTCCAGTGGATGTTGAAGCGGGAACACGCCGTCGATCCATTCCTGGAGAAGGAGTTCGAAGAATGTCTTCTACCGTCGGTCAATGTGCGTCTATGGGGCACGGCAACACTGGAGAATCTCTCCCATTGTGGCGTTCTAGCGCATGACATCGGCTATGGCAAGACAGTCGTCACGCTCGGCCTTGTTGATTTCTCCACCGCCGATGCAGCCAACGAGGCCAAATCCATCGACGAGCGTGCTGCTCACTTGGGTGCCAACTGCCTTATCCACCTCAAGGCTACCTTGGTCATCGTTCCGCCTCACATCGTGGGTCAGTGGGCCAACGAGGCTGCGAGATTCGTCGGGCGTGATTCGAGAGGCCACGGAAGCGGCTTGCTCACCGTACACATCATCACCAAGCCCACCGATATCGTGCGGGAGAAGATGATTGTGGCAGACATCATCATTGTCAGCACTACCTTCGTCTCCTCAGACAAGAACCTGGAGAAGCTTGCAGCGGTGTCTAAGCTCCCGCCTATTCACCACAGGAAATCCGCGTTGAAGGGACAGGACCACCGCGACTGGTACTCCGAAGCCACCGAGACCATCCGTCAGTCGGGTTTCGACTTTCTCAACCCAGACAGCATGGACATCACGCAGCTTGATACCGTTTTGCAAAACCGACGTAATGGTACAAACGACTGGATTCAGATGATCGAGGACAACAACGTGGGACCCAGCGACCGGAAGACTCAGACGACAAGCGCCAAGAAGAGGGCAGGAGCCTCGAAACCCAGCTCCAAGGCCAAGGTTGTTACTGCAATCGACGTGCTGGAAGCGTTCAAGAAGGGCCAGCTTCTGGAGATGTATACCTTCCAGCGGGCTGTCTTGGACGAGTTCTCGTACGAAAATACGCCCGTCGCCGTGTTTCTGGAAAAGGTCGTTGCCTCCGCCAAGTGGATTCTTTCCGGAACACCCCCTACGGTCGATCTTGGCCGAATTTGCGACATTGGGACGTTGCTGAATGTCCACGTTGCTCGTGCTGCACCCTCGATGCCGGGATATTTTCCAAACGTCACAATGGGGCCAAGAATCTCGGAGCAGACCGATGCCGAGAAGTACCGCAGCTATGCTGAGCCCTTATCTGCGAAGCTGGCTGTCGAGCGTCACGAGCAGGCAAAGAGTTTTATCTTGCACCACTTCCGCAAGAACAAGACGGACGTGGACAATGTGCAAGTCGAAGAGTTGTTGTGCTTTACCCCGATGCAGCCTCTGGAGGCCACCATCTACAACCTGGTACAGCAGGGTCTCTACGACGCCAAGTTCGACATACACGGTATACCAAGCCAACTTTCGCTACTGGTACATGCCCTTTTGGCCGATGAAAAGTTGGCCAGTACCGGATCAAAGGTCAAGGCTTCGGGAAAGTCCGTGTGGGCCGAAGCCATCGAAGCCCTGCTTCTGCTTGCGTCCGTTCCCTCCTGGAGCAATCGCCAGGGATTCATCAACATGAGTTGGATCAAGGATGGACAAATACTATCTTTCCGCTCAATCAGTCGATACTTGGCCTATGGATCTGCCATGTTCTTGGAACACTGCTCGTCCGCGATTTCATCGCTCTTTGACCAGATGATGTACCTCGCCAACGTTCTTGAGAACGATGAGACTCCACGCAGCAGCACTTTGAAGGCCAAAAAAGCGGCATACATGGGCCACATGCACGACATCATTGATATTTTCAAACACGAAAAGGCGGAAATCGCCGGCGACCGGCAGCTCATCATTTTCCTCAGGGAGGCAATCATCAACAAGACGTGGGTCACGGGCAGGAAGCCATATCAAGAAAAGGAGGGACGTGACCTTTGGGACATCAAGACCTGGTCAatggagggcggcggtggtccTGGATCGTTTACTGCTGCCAATTGGTGGATTTTTGAAGAAGGCATGGAAATTTCAGATGAGGAGCTTTCGGTGTTGAAGGCGCGCTGGCATCGACCCGACATCGACGGACCAGCCGACACCAGGGAGGAAATCATCCAGATGATTCGAGCTAAGCAACTTAACCCCGTGCATCCGCTCCACGATGCGCTGCCATACACTATGGGACTAAAGCATCATACCCATCTCGAAGACGACTTTCTTTTTGCGGATCGGTTCGACAAGCACGTCGCTGGGAAACTGACAAAGGATGACTTCGAATTCGGTATCCAGCTACCGAAGGACCGACCCCACAAAGGACGAATGATCAGACCCAGAGGACAACCGATCGACGAGGTCCTGAACTGCTTCATGCTGGTCATTCAGAGCATTCAAGCCGGCATCAAGACCGCGGCAACAGCCTGGCGGAACCAAATGTTCATCCTCAAGGCGGACTGCCTGCAGAACCACAATTTCGACGCCCACAACAGCCTCCCGATCCGGTGCTCCCAGTGCCATAAGACGACCGACCGGGGTCTTCAGTCGATCGCATGTGGTCACACGCTGTGTTACGATTGCCATCTTGCTTTCACGGAGAGCCAACATCGTACGTGCCCAACAAAAGGATGCCAGGCAACGAGCCAGGGGTCTTTCATGCCTTGGGACACCTTCTTCAAGGAGAATGATGCCGACGGGGTCGACGAGTTCGACGCAGACGTGTCGGGCCTGTCTGGGTCGAAGATGCTCGAAATCGAGAAAATCATTCTCACAGAcctcgaggatgacgagaagGCCATCGTCTTTGCGCCTTATTCCCGGGTCAAAGAGGCGATTCGCGTTCATTTGTTTCGAAGCATCGGGGATGACGTCGCGGTCTACGTGACAAATGGCAGTGAAATGGACTCTGAGATCATTGAGGATTTCAAGAGCTTCCCAGGAAAGGCTGTGCTGGTACAGAACCTCATGTCTTCCGAATCGGCGGGCACGAACCTAACCGAGGCCAACCACGTCATTTTCGCCGGCGTCTTGTTCACGGACTCTGACAACTACACAATGTACATGGACCAGGCCAAGGGTCGTGTCATCCGACAAGGCCAGACTCGCAAGGTGACGATCTACCACCTCGTGTCGCCCGCCACCTTGGAGTTTGACATGTTCAATCAGAGACAGGGCGGCCGCATCCGCGGCTCGGGCGATCTCGATGGTCGCATTCGCCTTCCAGTCAGCGAAAAAGCCACGGTTGACCCGGCCTACCCACTTCGATATCGCTCCTATCTAGAGAGTTCGGCAGTCGAGAAGCTTCTCCGATCCGTCGAGTtcgtcgagttcgagggcTGA